The following proteins come from a genomic window of Achromobacter deleyi:
- a CDS encoding HIT family protein, translating into MSDNCLFCRIARREIPAHIIHEDERLMAFLDIQPVRPGHTLIIPKQHYPYYEDMPADLAGHIVNLGQKLGRHMKRLYGVDRVGFAFTGIHVAHTHAHVIPMHHPQDVTSTQYIEQQDLTFRMPPQAPQEALAATAAQLRGELHAS; encoded by the coding sequence ATGTCCGATAACTGTCTGTTCTGCCGCATCGCCCGCCGCGAGATCCCGGCCCACATCATCCACGAAGACGAGCGCCTGATGGCCTTCCTGGACATCCAGCCGGTGCGCCCCGGGCACACGCTCATCATCCCCAAGCAGCACTATCCGTACTACGAGGACATGCCCGCCGACCTGGCCGGCCACATCGTCAACCTGGGGCAGAAGCTGGGCCGGCACATGAAGCGGCTGTACGGCGTGGACCGCGTCGGTTTCGCCTTCACCGGCATCCACGTGGCGCACACCCACGCGCACGTGATCCCCATGCACCATCCGCAGGACGTGACCTCGACCCAGTACATCGAGCAGCAGGACCTGACCTTCCGCATGCCGCCCCAGGCGCCCCAGGAGGCGCTGGCGGCCACCGCCGCGCAATTACGGGGGGAACTGCACGCCTCGTAG
- the rpsD gene encoding 30S ribosomal protein S4, translated as MARYIGPKCKLSRREGTDLFLKSARRSLDSKCKLDSKPGQHGRTSGARTSDYGLQLREKQKLKRMYGVLEKQFRKYFAEAERRRGNTGETLIQLLESRLDNVVYRMGFGSTRAEARQLVSHRAIELNGHTADIASMLVKAGDIISIREKAKKQGRIKESLDLATSIGIPQWVEVDTTKLTGTFKSAPDRADVARDINESMVVELYSR; from the coding sequence ATGGCACGTTATATTGGACCCAAATGCAAGCTCTCGCGCCGCGAGGGTACTGACCTGTTCCTGAAGAGCGCCCGTCGCTCGCTGGATTCCAAGTGCAAGCTGGATTCCAAGCCTGGCCAACACGGCCGCACTTCGGGTGCCCGCACTTCCGACTACGGCCTGCAGCTGCGCGAAAAGCAAAAGCTCAAGCGCATGTACGGCGTGCTGGAAAAGCAATTCCGCAAGTACTTCGCTGAAGCCGAGCGCCGCCGTGGCAACACCGGCGAAACGCTGATCCAGCTGCTGGAATCGCGCCTGGACAACGTCGTCTACCGCATGGGCTTCGGCTCGACCCGCGCCGAAGCTCGCCAGCTGGTGAGCCACCGCGCCATCGAACTGAACGGCCACACCGCCGACATCGCTTCGATGCTGGTCAAGGCTGGCGACATCATCTCGATCCGCGAAAAGGCCAAGAAGCAAGGCCGTATCAAGGAATCGCTCGACCTGGCCACCAGCATCGGCATCCCCCAGTGGGTGGAAGTCGACACGACCAAGCTGACCGGCACGTTCAAGTCGGCCCCCGATCGCGCTGACGTCGCTCGCGACATCAACGAATCGATGGTCGTCGAACTGTACTCGCGTTAA
- the rplE gene encoding 50S ribosomal protein L5 codes for MSRLQDFYKSKVAGDLQAKFGYKSAMEVPRITKITLNMGVSEAVADKKVIEHAVSDLTKIAGQKPVVTKTKKAIAGFKIRENYPIGCMVTLRGQRMYEFLDRLVAVALPRVRDFRGISGRAFDGRGNYNIGVKEQIIFPEIEYDKIDALRGLNISITTTAKTDEEAKALLTAFSFPFRN; via the coding sequence ATGTCTCGTTTGCAAGATTTCTACAAGAGCAAGGTCGCTGGCGACCTGCAGGCCAAGTTCGGCTACAAGAGCGCCATGGAAGTGCCGCGCATCACCAAGATCACCCTGAACATGGGTGTCTCGGAAGCCGTCGCCGACAAGAAGGTCATCGAGCACGCTGTCTCGGACCTGACCAAGATCGCTGGCCAAAAGCCTGTCGTGACCAAGACCAAGAAGGCTATCGCCGGTTTCAAGATCCGCGAAAACTACCCGATCGGTTGCATGGTCACGCTGCGTGGTCAACGCATGTACGAATTCCTGGATCGCCTGGTGGCGGTTGCGCTGCCTCGCGTGCGCGACTTCCGCGGCATCTCGGGTCGTGCGTTCGACGGCCGTGGCAACTACAACATCGGGGTGAAAGAGCAGATCATTTTCCCCGAAATCGAGTACGACAAGATCGACGCGCTGCGTGGGCTGAACATCAGCATCACCACCACCGCGAAGACCGACGAAGAAGCCAAGGCGCTGTTGACGGCCTTCAGCTTCCCGTTCCGTAACTAA
- the rpsK gene encoding 30S ribosomal protein S11 — protein sequence MAKASTSGASRVRKKVKKNVSDGIAHVHASFNNTIITITDRQGNALSWATSGGAGFKGSRKSTPFAAQVAAETAGRVALEYGIKTLEVRIKGPGPGRESSVRALNALGIKISSIADITPVPHNGCRPPKRRRI from the coding sequence ATGGCGAAAGCTTCCACCAGCGGCGCTTCGCGCGTGCGCAAAAAGGTCAAGAAGAACGTCTCGGACGGCATCGCGCACGTTCACGCTTCGTTCAACAACACCATCATCACCATCACCGACCGTCAGGGCAACGCTTTGTCGTGGGCCACGTCGGGCGGTGCCGGCTTCAAGGGTTCGCGTAAGTCGACCCCGTTCGCCGCGCAGGTCGCCGCTGAAACGGCCGGCCGTGTCGCGCTGGAATACGGCATCAAGACGCTGGAAGTGCGTATCAAGGGCCCCGGCCCCGGCCGTGAGTCGTCGGTCCGCGCGCTGAACGCGCTGGGCATCAAGATCTCGTCCATCGCCGACATCACGCCCGTTCCGCACAACGGCTGCCGTCCGCCGAAGCGTCGTCGTATCTAA
- the rplR gene encoding 50S ribosomal protein L18: MDKKVSRLRRAVPTRRKINELRVHRLSVFRSNQHIYANIISPEGDRVLVSASTVEAEVRAQLAGQTGQGGNKAAASLVGKRVAEKAKAAGIELVAFDRSGFRYHGRVKALADAAREAGLKF, translated from the coding sequence ATGGACAAAAAAGTTTCCCGTTTGCGTCGTGCGGTTCCGACCCGCCGGAAGATCAACGAGTTGCGCGTTCACCGCCTCTCGGTTTTCCGCTCGAACCAGCACATCTACGCCAATATCATTTCGCCGGAAGGCGATCGCGTTCTGGTCAGCGCCTCGACGGTGGAAGCCGAAGTGCGCGCCCAGCTGGCTGGCCAGACCGGCCAAGGTGGCAACAAGGCCGCTGCTTCGCTGGTTGGCAAGCGCGTGGCCGAAAAGGCCAAGGCTGCCGGTATCGAACTGGTCGCTTTCGATCGCTCGGGCTTTCGTTACCATGGCCGCGTGAAAGCGCTGGCCGACGCCGCGCGTGAAGCCGGCCTGAAGTTCTAA
- the rpsN gene encoding 30S ribosomal protein S14 translates to MAKLSLINRDIKRAKLADKFAAKRAELKSIIDDQSKTDEERYQARLKLQQLPRNANPTRQRNRCVVTGRPRGVFRKFGLTRHKLREMAMKGEIPGITKASW, encoded by the coding sequence GTGGCTAAACTTTCCCTCATCAATCGCGACATCAAGCGCGCCAAGCTGGCTGACAAGTTCGCTGCCAAGCGCGCTGAGTTGAAGTCGATCATCGACGACCAGTCGAAGACCGACGAAGAACGTTACCAAGCTCGGCTGAAGCTGCAACAGCTGCCGCGCAATGCCAACCCGACGCGTCAACGTAACCGTTGCGTGGTCACCGGTCGTCCGCGCGGTGTGTTCCGCAAGTTCGGCCTGACGCGCCACAAACTGCGTGAAATGGCGATGAAGGGTGAAATCCCCGGCATCACCAAGGCCAGCTGGTAG
- a CDS encoding DNA-directed RNA polymerase subunit alpha produces MSTQGFLKPRSIEVEPVGTHHAKIVMEPFERGYGHTLGNALRRILLSSMTGYAPTEVQMTGVVHEYSTIPGVREDVVDILLNLKGVVFKLHNRDEVTLVLRKTGAGTVLASDIELPHDVEIINPGHAICNLTDAGKLEMQIKVEKGRGYVPGNVRALSEDRTHTIGRIVLDASFSPVRRVSYAVESARVEQRTDLDKLVLDIETNGVISPEEAVRQSARILMDQISVFAALEGAGDSYEAPVRGTPQIDPVLLRPVDDLELTVRSANCLKAENIYYIGDLIQRTENELLKTPNLGRKSLNEIKEVLAARGLTLGMKLENWPPLGLERP; encoded by the coding sequence ATGTCCACTCAAGGTTTCCTGAAGCCGCGCTCCATTGAAGTCGAACCGGTCGGCACCCACCATGCCAAGATCGTGATGGAGCCGTTCGAGCGCGGCTACGGCCATACGCTGGGCAACGCCCTGCGCCGCATCCTGCTGTCTTCGATGACCGGCTACGCGCCGACCGAAGTCCAGATGACGGGCGTGGTGCACGAATACTCGACCATCCCGGGCGTTCGCGAAGATGTCGTCGACATCCTGCTGAACCTGAAGGGCGTGGTCTTCAAGCTGCACAATCGTGACGAAGTCACCCTGGTCCTGCGCAAGACCGGCGCCGGCACCGTGCTGGCCAGCGACATCGAGCTGCCGCACGACGTCGAGATCATCAACCCCGGCCACGCCATCTGCAACCTGACGGACGCGGGCAAGCTGGAAATGCAGATCAAGGTCGAAAAGGGTCGCGGCTACGTGCCGGGCAACGTGCGCGCGCTGTCGGAAGACCGCACCCACACCATCGGCCGCATCGTTCTGGACGCCTCGTTCAGCCCGGTCCGCCGCGTCAGCTACGCGGTTGAAAGCGCCCGCGTGGAACAGCGCACCGACCTGGACAAGCTGGTCCTGGACATCGAAACCAACGGCGTCATCTCGCCCGAGGAAGCGGTGCGCCAGTCGGCTCGCATCCTGATGGACCAGATCTCGGTCTTCGCCGCCCTGGAAGGCGCCGGCGATTCGTACGAAGCCCCGGTCCGCGGCACGCCGCAGATCGACCCGGTGCTGCTGCGTCCGGTCGACGACCTGGAACTGACCGTGCGTTCGGCCAACTGCCTGAAGGCCGAAAACATCTACTACATCGGCGACCTGATCCAGCGTACCGAGAACGAACTGCTCAAGACCCCGAACCTGGGTCGCAAGTCGCTCAACGAGATCAAGGAAGTCCTGGCCGCACGCGGCCTGACGCTGGGCATGAAGCTCGAAAACTGGCCCCCGCTGGGCCTGGAGCGTCCGTAA
- the infA gene encoding translation initiation factor IF-1, with translation MSKDDVIQMQGEVLENLPNATFRVKLENGHVVLGHISGKMRMHYIRILPGDKVTVELTPYDLTRARIVFRSK, from the coding sequence ATGTCCAAGGACGACGTCATTCAGATGCAAGGCGAGGTTCTTGAGAACCTCCCGAACGCGACATTTCGCGTCAAGCTCGAAAACGGCCACGTGGTGTTGGGCCATATTTCCGGCAAGATGCGTATGCATTACATCCGGATCCTGCCGGGTGACAAGGTCACAGTGGAGCTCACGCCCTATGATCTGACGCGAGCCAGGATTGTTTTCCGCTCCAAGTGA
- the rplX gene encoding 50S ribosomal protein L24, which produces MNNIRKGDEVIVLTGRDKKRRGTVLARVDADHVLVEGVNVVKKHVKANPMANNPGGIVEKTMPIHISNVALFNPATGRGDRVGVQEVEGRKVRVFRSNGAVVGAKA; this is translated from the coding sequence ATGAACAACATTCGTAAAGGCGACGAAGTCATCGTCCTGACCGGCCGCGACAAGAAGCGTCGCGGTACCGTGCTGGCGCGCGTCGATGCCGACCACGTCCTGGTCGAAGGCGTCAACGTCGTCAAGAAGCACGTGAAAGCCAACCCGATGGCCAACAACCCGGGTGGCATCGTCGAAAAGACCATGCCGATCCACATCTCGAATGTGGCGCTCTTCAATCCCGCTACCGGTCGTGGCGACCGCGTCGGCGTGCAAGAAGTCGAAGGCCGCAAGGTTCGCGTGTTCCGTTCCAATGGTGCCGTTGTCGGCGCCAAGGCGTAA
- the rplO gene encoding 50S ribosomal protein L15, which translates to MSDMQLNSLKPAEGSKHAKRRVGRGIGSGLGKTAGRGHKGQKSRSGGFHKVGFEGGQMPLQRRLPKRGFTPLGQHLYAEVRLSDLQAVPVDEIDVQVLKAAGVIGQAVRYAKVIKSGELSRKVVLKGITATAGARAAIEGAGGSLA; encoded by the coding sequence ATGTCGGATATGCAACTTAATTCGCTGAAGCCCGCTGAGGGCAGCAAGCACGCCAAGCGCCGCGTCGGCCGTGGCATCGGTTCGGGTCTGGGTAAGACCGCCGGCCGTGGTCACAAGGGTCAGAAGTCGCGCTCGGGCGGTTTCCATAAGGTTGGCTTCGAAGGCGGTCAAATGCCGCTGCAGCGTCGCCTGCCCAAGCGTGGTTTCACCCCGCTCGGTCAGCACCTGTACGCCGAAGTCCGTCTGTCGGACCTGCAAGCCGTGCCCGTCGACGAAATCGACGTGCAAGTGCTGAAGGCGGCTGGCGTGATTGGCCAGGCGGTTCGTTACGCCAAGGTCATCAAGTCGGGTGAACTCTCGCGCAAGGTCGTGCTCAAGGGCATTACCGCGACGGCCGGCGCTCGCGCCGCCATCGAAGGCGCGGGCGGCTCGCTTGCTTGA
- the rplF gene encoding 50S ribosomal protein L6, whose product MSRIAKYPVDLPKGVEADIKQDQITVKGPLGSLTQALTGDVTVALDNGKLTFVAANETRHANAMSGTVRALVANMVNGVSKGFERKLNLVGVGYRASIQGDAVKLQLGFSHDVLHKLPAGIKAECPTQTEIVIKGSNKQVVGQVAAEIRAYREPEPYKGKGVRYSDERVVIKETKKK is encoded by the coding sequence ATGTCACGTATCGCTAAGTATCCGGTCGACCTGCCCAAGGGTGTCGAAGCTGACATCAAACAGGATCAGATCACCGTCAAGGGCCCGCTGGGCTCCCTGACTCAAGCCCTGACTGGCGACGTCACGGTCGCGTTGGACAACGGCAAGCTGACGTTTGTCGCCGCCAACGAAACCCGCCACGCCAACGCCATGTCGGGTACCGTGCGCGCGCTGGTGGCCAACATGGTCAACGGCGTGAGCAAGGGATTCGAGCGCAAGCTGAATCTGGTTGGCGTGGGTTACCGCGCCTCGATTCAAGGCGACGCCGTTAAGCTGCAGCTCGGTTTCTCGCACGACGTTTTGCACAAGTTGCCGGCCGGTATCAAGGCCGAATGCCCCACCCAGACGGAAATCGTCATCAAGGGCTCCAACAAGCAAGTCGTCGGCCAGGTGGCCGCTGAAATCCGCGCGTACCGCGAACCCGAACCCTACAAGGGCAAGGGCGTGCGTTACTCGGACGAACGCGTCGTCATCAAAGAAACCAAGAAGAAATAA
- the secY gene encoding preprotein translocase subunit SecY: MANAQALGKTGTRYGDLKRRLVFLVLALVVYRLGTHIPVPGINPDALADLFRQNQGGILGLFNMFSGGALSRFSIFALGIMPYISASIIMQLMSVVVPSLEALKKEGEAGRRKITQYTRYGTVVLALVQAVGISVALESQQGLVIDPGMLFRFTTVVTLVTGTMFVMWLGEQITERGLGNGISILIFAGIVAGLPAALAALLDLVRTNAMSVLSALFIVALVVLVTAFVVFVERGQRKITVNYAKRQVGNKVYGGQSSHLPLKLNMAGVIPPIFASSIILFPATITSWFSSSENMRWLSDLAAALSPRQPLYITLYSVAIIFFCFFYTALVFNSRETADNLKKSGAFVPGIRPGEQTARYIDKILMRLTLAGAIYITLVCLLPEFLVMRWNVPFYFGGTSLLIIVVVTMDFMAQVQAYMMSHQYDSLLKKANFKGAGLPMR; encoded by the coding sequence GTGGCTAACGCGCAGGCATTGGGTAAAACCGGAACGCGGTACGGCGATCTCAAGCGCCGCCTCGTGTTCCTGGTGCTCGCCCTGGTGGTTTACCGTTTGGGTACACACATCCCCGTTCCGGGCATCAACCCGGACGCGCTGGCGGACTTGTTCCGTCAGAACCAGGGCGGGATCCTGGGCCTGTTCAACATGTTCTCGGGCGGGGCGCTCTCGCGCTTCTCGATTTTTGCCCTGGGGATCATGCCGTACATTTCGGCATCCATCATCATGCAGTTGATGTCGGTGGTGGTGCCGTCGCTGGAAGCGCTCAAGAAAGAGGGCGAGGCCGGTCGTCGGAAGATTACCCAATACACCCGCTACGGCACGGTCGTGCTGGCGCTGGTGCAGGCTGTGGGCATTTCGGTTGCGCTTGAGTCCCAGCAGGGACTTGTGATCGATCCGGGCATGCTGTTTCGCTTCACGACCGTCGTGACCCTGGTCACCGGCACCATGTTCGTCATGTGGCTGGGTGAGCAGATCACGGAACGCGGTCTCGGTAACGGGATTTCCATCCTGATCTTCGCAGGTATCGTTGCGGGTCTGCCCGCGGCGCTGGCTGCACTGTTGGACCTGGTTCGCACCAACGCGATGTCCGTGCTGTCGGCACTGTTCATCGTGGCCCTGGTGGTGCTGGTTACCGCTTTTGTGGTGTTCGTGGAACGCGGACAGCGCAAGATCACGGTGAACTACGCCAAGCGTCAGGTCGGCAACAAGGTCTACGGTGGTCAAAGCTCGCACCTGCCGCTGAAGCTGAACATGGCCGGGGTGATTCCGCCGATCTTCGCGTCGTCGATCATCCTGTTCCCGGCCACGATCACGAGCTGGTTCTCCAGCAGTGAGAACATGCGCTGGCTTAGCGACCTGGCTGCGGCCCTGTCGCCTCGTCAACCGCTCTACATCACGCTGTACTCGGTCGCGATTATTTTCTTCTGCTTCTTCTACACGGCTCTGGTGTTCAACAGCCGCGAAACGGCGGACAACCTGAAGAAGAGTGGTGCGTTTGTTCCGGGCATCCGTCCGGGCGAACAGACGGCCCGCTACATTGACAAGATCCTGATGCGTCTGACGCTCGCAGGTGCCATCTACATCACGTTGGTGTGCCTGTTGCCGGAATTCTTGGTAATGCGGTGGAACGTCCCCTTCTACTTCGGTGGTACGTCTCTGTTGATTATTGTGGTGGTGACGATGGATTTCATGGCACAGGTTCAGGCCTACATGATGTCTCACCAGTACGACTCGTTGCTCAAGAAGGCCAACTTCAAGGGCGCGGGTTTGCCGATGCGGTAA
- the rpsE gene encoding 30S ribosomal protein S5 — MAKVQGKNAAEKENDDGLREKMIAVNRVSKVVKGGRTMSFAALTVVGDGDGRVGMGKGKAREVPVSVQKAMEQARRGMFKVALKNGTLHHTVVGKHGAATVLISPAAEGTGVIAGGPMRAIFEVMGVRNVVAKSLGSSNPYNMVRATLNGLRASLTPADVAAKRGKTVEEILG; from the coding sequence ATGGCTAAAGTACAAGGCAAGAACGCCGCGGAAAAAGAGAACGATGACGGCCTCCGCGAAAAGATGATCGCGGTCAATCGCGTGAGCAAAGTGGTCAAGGGTGGTCGCACCATGAGCTTTGCCGCGCTGACCGTGGTTGGCGATGGCGATGGCCGCGTCGGCATGGGCAAGGGCAAGGCGCGTGAAGTGCCGGTGTCGGTTCAAAAGGCTATGGAACAGGCCCGTCGCGGCATGTTCAAGGTGGCCCTGAAGAACGGCACGCTGCACCACACCGTGGTCGGCAAGCATGGCGCCGCCACCGTGCTGATTTCGCCCGCTGCTGAAGGTACCGGCGTCATCGCCGGCGGCCCGATGCGCGCTATTTTCGAAGTGATGGGTGTGCGTAACGTGGTTGCCAAGAGCCTGGGCTCGAGCAACCCCTACAACATGGTTCGCGCCACGTTGAACGGCCTGCGCGCCTCCCTGACCCCGGCGGATGTTGCTGCTAAGCGCGGCAAGACCGTCGAAGAGATCCTGGGGTAA
- the rpmD gene encoding 50S ribosomal protein L30, whose amino-acid sequence MAQKQIKVTLVRSVIGTKQSHRDTVRGLGLGRINSSRVLVDTPEVRGMIRKVDYLVSVSEA is encoded by the coding sequence ATGGCTCAGAAGCAGATCAAAGTGACCCTCGTGCGCTCCGTGATCGGTACCAAGCAATCGCACCGTGACACGGTTCGCGGTCTGGGCTTGGGCCGTATCAACAGCAGCCGCGTGCTGGTCGATACGCCCGAGGTGCGTGGGATGATCCGTAAGGTGGATTATCTCGTTTCCGTCTCGGAAGCCTAA
- the rpmJ gene encoding 50S ribosomal protein L36, with the protein MKVMASVKRICRNCKVIKRHGVVRVICTDPRHKQRQG; encoded by the coding sequence ATGAAAGTAATGGCATCGGTTAAGCGGATCTGCCGCAACTGCAAAGTTATCAAACGTCACGGCGTGGTGCGCGTTATCTGCACCGACCCGCGTCACAAGCAGCGTCAAGGCTAA
- a CDS encoding aspartyl/asparaginyl beta-hydroxylase domain-containing protein, translating into MQPVDARPPSQPSVYSRVFFRFIDWLRHRIALASLVGDHPIFQNTQFPWIARLEAQAPAIRAELMALLAEREQLPSFHELSPDVGTITSDDQWKTFVFMGYGLRSDRNLARCPATARALRDIPGLRTAFYSILEPGKRIPLHTGPYNGVLRLHLGLLVPEPAERCWIEVGGERYHWKEGEAVVFDDLYPHQVHNDTDGTRAVLFIDFERPCRAPIRWLNRLVLMAAPLTDEIRRGKANHDAWERNYYRNKTGAD; encoded by the coding sequence GTGCAACCCGTCGATGCGCGTCCGCCCAGCCAGCCCAGTGTCTATTCCCGCGTCTTTTTCCGTTTCATCGACTGGTTGCGCCACCGTATCGCGCTGGCCTCCCTGGTGGGGGACCACCCGATCTTCCAGAACACCCAGTTCCCCTGGATCGCCCGCCTCGAGGCGCAGGCGCCCGCCATCCGCGCCGAACTGATGGCCCTGCTGGCCGAGCGCGAGCAGCTGCCGTCCTTCCATGAACTGTCCCCGGATGTCGGCACGATCACCTCCGACGATCAGTGGAAGACGTTCGTCTTCATGGGCTACGGCCTGCGCTCGGACCGCAACCTGGCGCGCTGCCCGGCCACCGCCCGGGCGCTGCGCGACATTCCCGGCCTGCGCACCGCGTTCTATTCCATCCTCGAACCGGGCAAGCGCATCCCGCTGCACACCGGCCCGTACAACGGCGTCCTGCGCCTGCACCTCGGCCTGCTGGTGCCCGAGCCGGCCGAGCGCTGCTGGATCGAGGTGGGCGGCGAGCGCTACCACTGGAAGGAAGGCGAGGCCGTGGTGTTCGACGATCTCTACCCGCACCAGGTGCACAATGACACCGACGGCACCCGCGCCGTGCTGTTCATCGACTTCGAGCGTCCCTGTCGGGCGCCGATCCGCTGGCTGAACCGGCTGGTGCTGATGGCGGCGCCGCTCACCGACGAGATCCGGCGCGGCAAGGCCAACCACGACGCCTGGGAGCGCAACTACTACCGGAATAAAACGGGGGCAGACTAA
- the rplQ gene encoding 50S ribosomal protein L17: MRHGNGLRKLNRTSSHRLAMFRNMAVSLITHEAIKTTLPKAKELRRVIEPLITLGKEPTLANKRLAFARLRDRDAVVKLFAEIGPRYAARNGGYTRVLKMGFRQGDNAPMAFMELVDRPEVDEAAEDSAE, translated from the coding sequence ATGCGTCACGGTAATGGCTTGCGTAAGCTCAACCGCACCAGCAGTCACCGTCTTGCCATGTTCCGCAACATGGCCGTTTCGTTGATCACCCACGAAGCCATCAAGACCACGCTGCCCAAGGCGAAAGAACTGCGCCGCGTCATCGAACCCCTGATCACGCTGGGTAAAGAACCCACCCTCGCGAACAAGCGTCTGGCTTTTGCCCGTCTGCGCGATCGCGACGCCGTGGTGAAGCTGTTCGCCGAAATCGGCCCGCGCTACGCGGCCCGCAACGGCGGCTACACCCGCGTGCTGAAGATGGGTTTCCGTCAAGGCGACAACGCTCCCATGGCTTTCATGGAGCTGGTCGACCGTCCGGAAGTCGATGAGGCCGCTGAGGACAGCGCCGAATAA
- the rplN gene encoding 50S ribosomal protein L14 yields MIQMQTTLDVADNTGARHVMCIKVLGGSKRRYAGIGDIIKVSVKDAAPRGRVKKGEIYNAVVVRTAKGVRRKDGSLIRFGGNAAVLLNAKLEPIGTRIFGPVTRELRTEKFMKIVSLAPEVL; encoded by the coding sequence ATGATCCAAATGCAGACCACGCTGGACGTGGCCGATAACACTGGTGCGCGTCATGTCATGTGCATTAAGGTGCTCGGTGGCTCCAAGCGCCGTTATGCCGGTATCGGCGACATCATCAAGGTGAGCGTCAAAGATGCGGCTCCGCGCGGACGCGTCAAGAAAGGCGAAATTTACAATGCCGTGGTGGTTCGTACCGCCAAGGGCGTGCGCCGTAAGGACGGTTCGCTGATTCGTTTCGGTGGCAATGCCGCCGTGTTGCTCAATGCCAAGCTGGAGCCCATCGGCACCCGCATCTTCGGACCCGTTACGCGTGAACTGCGTACCGAGAAGTTCATGAAGATCGTGTCGCTGGCCCCGGAAGTGCTGTAA
- the rpsM gene encoding 30S ribosomal protein S13, producing the protein MARIAGINIPPQQHAEIGLTAIFGIGRTRARKICEAANVPFDKKVKDLSDAELERVREHVGLFTVEGDLRREVQLSIKRLIDLGTYRGMRHKRGLPVRGQRTRTNARTRKGPRRAAASLKK; encoded by the coding sequence ATGGCCCGTATTGCTGGCATTAACATTCCGCCGCAACAGCACGCCGAGATCGGCCTGACCGCCATTTTTGGCATCGGTCGTACGCGCGCTCGCAAGATTTGCGAAGCGGCAAACGTACCCTTTGACAAAAAGGTCAAGGATCTGAGCGACGCTGAATTGGAACGCGTCCGCGAACATGTTGGTTTGTTCACGGTTGAAGGCGACCTGCGTCGTGAAGTGCAGCTCTCGATCAAGCGTTTGATCGACCTGGGAACCTACCGCGGCATGCGCCACAAGCGCGGCCTGCCCGTGCGCGGCCAGCGCACTCGCACCAACGCCCGGACCCGCAAGGGCCCGCGTCGTGCTGCTGCGTCCCTGAAGAAATAA
- the rpsH gene encoding 30S ribosomal protein S8 — translation MSMSDPIADMLTRIRNAQQVDKVTVNMPSSKLKAAIAAVLKDEGYIDSFEIKGTQAKPELEITLKYYAGRPVIERIERVSRPGLRIYKGRTSIPQVMNGLGVAIVSTSRGVMTDRKARANGVGGEVLCYVA, via the coding sequence ATGAGCATGAGCGATCCCATCGCCGATATGCTGACCCGCATTCGCAATGCGCAGCAAGTGGACAAAGTTACGGTGAACATGCCCTCCTCGAAGCTGAAGGCGGCCATTGCCGCTGTGCTGAAGGACGAAGGCTACATCGACAGCTTTGAAATCAAGGGCACCCAGGCCAAGCCTGAGCTCGAGATCACCCTGAAGTACTACGCCGGCCGTCCGGTCATCGAGCGCATCGAACGTGTTTCGCGCCCCGGTCTGCGTATCTACAAGGGCCGTACCAGCATTCCTCAGGTCATGAATGGCCTGGGTGTGGCTATCGTGTCGACCTCGCGCGGCGTCATGACCGACCGTAAGGCTCGCGCCAACGGCGTCGGCGGCGAAGTGCTGTGCTACGTGGCCTAA